The following coding sequences lie in one Haloarcula marina genomic window:
- a CDS encoding EamA family transporter — translation MVNTTTILFGLGTMVAWGFWIIFGDVASNTMDPETAAFISYATAAVATGLVVVVSDASLAVTNRGLVFAGVAGIAAALGVISTFIGVSVGSTTVVSTIGGMYFVTAALISIVAFDEPLSMTKVAGIGLAIAAIVVLNQ, via the coding sequence ATGGTAAATACGACCACTATTCTGTTCGGACTGGGGACGATGGTCGCGTGGGGATTCTGGATTATCTTCGGCGACGTGGCCTCGAACACCATGGACCCGGAGACGGCGGCGTTCATCTCCTACGCCACCGCCGCCGTCGCCACGGGCCTCGTCGTCGTCGTCTCTGACGCTTCGCTTGCAGTCACGAACCGAGGCCTCGTGTTCGCCGGAGTCGCCGGCATCGCGGCCGCTCTCGGCGTCATCTCGACGTTCATCGGCGTTTCTGTCGGCTCTACGACCGTCGTCTCGACCATCGGCGGGATGTACTTCGTGACGGCGGCCCTCATCAGCATCGTCGCCTTCGACGAACCGCTATCGATGACGAAGGTGGCCGGCATCGGACTGGCGATAGCCGCAATCGTCGTCCTCAATCAGTAA
- a CDS encoding Rid family detoxifying hydrolase has translation MKRTISTDDAPAAVGAYSQATTNGSILITAGQLPLTADGELLDDESVAEQTRQCMRNVEAILESEGQSLDDVLKTTVFLDDIDDFDAFNEAYSEFFDEAPPARSAVGAGAVPKGAAVEIEAIATVE, from the coding sequence GTGAAGCGCACCATCAGCACCGACGACGCACCAGCGGCCGTGGGAGCGTACAGTCAGGCGACGACGAACGGGAGCATCCTCATCACGGCGGGACAGTTGCCCCTGACCGCCGACGGCGAACTACTCGACGACGAGTCCGTCGCCGAACAGACGCGCCAGTGCATGCGCAACGTCGAGGCCATCCTCGAATCCGAAGGCCAATCGCTCGACGATGTGCTGAAGACGACGGTGTTCCTCGACGACATCGACGACTTCGACGCGTTCAACGAGGCGTACAGCGAGTTCTTCGACGAGGCCCCACCGGCCCGTAGCGCCGTCGGTGCCGGTGCCGTCCCGAAGGGCGCCGCCGTCGAGATAGAGGCTATCGCCACCGTCGAGTAA